Proteins found in one Oryza glaberrima chromosome 4, OglaRS2, whole genome shotgun sequence genomic segment:
- the LOC127771229 gene encoding probable fucosyltransferase 7, with protein sequence MSPRVRMSVARWLPSSPAHGKTKSRRSSSAVRPTLLVIAVTVIAVLLVAVVFGGAGRWTLSGGGDTSWVSAGARVVINAVSGQQGDGDDPVAAAVEPRNDRLLGGLLSPDFDDSSCLSRYRAGLYRRQSPHAVSPHLVASLRRYESIHRRCGPGTSAYERAVERLRSPPPSNTSDAECRYLVWTPLEGLGNRMLTLTSAFLYALLTDRVLLFHHPAGEGLRDLFCEPFPGSTWTLPEGDFPFSGMQGFNARTRESLGNALRRGEGAAKDHPPPPPPWMYVHLRHDYNRNANDPRFFCDDGQDALRRVGWVVLLSDNYFVPGLFLVPRFERALSRMLPRRDAAFHHLGRYLLHPSNTVWGMVARYHASYMACADERVGIQVRSFYWARISTDELYGQIMSCAHGENILPRVTQQGPNFTAAGDQPQPAARPGRRKAVLVVSLHGAYSERIKDLYYEHGAAGGESVSVFQPTHLDRQRSGEQLHNQKALAEMMLLSFSDVVVTSAASTFGYVGHGLAGLRPWVLMSPLDKKVPDPPCRLAATIEPCFHNPPNYDCRTRAKGDTGKIVRHIRHCEDFENGVQLVD encoded by the exons ATGAGTCCTCGGGTCAGAATGTCGGTGGCGCGGTGGCTGCCAAGCAGCCCAGCGCACGGCAAGACCAAGAGCCggcgctcgtcgtcggccgtgcGCCCGACGCTGCTGGTGATCGCGGTGACCGTGATTGCCGtgctgctcgtcgccgtcgtcttcggcggcgccggccggtggaCGCTCTCCGGCGGCGGGGACACCAGCTGGGTCTCCGCCGGAGCCCGCGTCGTCATCAACGCCG TGTCCGGCCAacaaggcgacggcgacgatcccgtcgcggcggcggtggagccgcGGAACGACAGGCTCCTGGGTGGCCTCCTCTCGCCGGACTTCGACGACAGCTCCTGCCTCAGCCGCTACCGCGCCGGGCTCTACCGCCGGCAGTCCCCCCACGCTGTCTCGCCGCACCTGGTCGCCTCACTCCGACGCTACGAGTccatccaccgccgctgcgGCCCCGGCACCTCCGCCTACGAGCGCGCCGTGGAGCGCctccgctccccgccgccgtcgaacacCTCCGACGCCGAGTGCAGGTACCTCGTGTGGACGCCGCTCGAGGGGCTCGGCAACCGCATGCTCACGCTCACGTCGGCTTTCCTCTATGCGCTCCTCACCGACCGCGTCCTCCTCTTCCACCACCCCGCCGGCGAAGGCCTCAGGGACCTCTTCTGCGAGCCGTTCCCGGGCTCCACGTGGACGCTCCCGGAGGGGGACTTCCCGTTCTCCGGCATGCAGGGCTTCAACGCGCGCACCCGCGAGAGCCTCGGGAACGCgctgcggcgcggcgagggcgccgccaaggaccacccgccgccgccgccgccgtggatgTACGTGCACCTGCGGCACGACTACAACCGCAACGCCAACGACCCGCGCTTCTTCTGCGACGACGGGCAGGACGCGCTGCGGCGCGTCGGCTGGGTGGTGCTCCTCTCCGACAACTACTTCGTGCCCGGGCTGTTCCTGGTCCCGCGGTTCGAGCGCGCGCTGTCGCGGATGCTgccgcgccgcgacgccgcGTTCCACCACCTCGGCCGCTACCTGCTCCACCCGAGCAACACGGTGTGGGGGATGGTGGCGCGGTACCACGCCTCGTACATGGCCTGCGCCGACGAGCGCGTCGGCATCCAGGTGCGCTCCTTCTACTGGGCGCGCATCTCCACCGACGAGCTCTACGGCCAGATCATGTCGTGCGCGCACGGCGAGAACATCCTCCCCCGCGTGACGCAGCAGGGGCCCAACTtcaccgccgccggagaccagccgcagccggcggcgcggccggggagGCGCAAGGCGGTGCTCGTGGTGTCGCTGCACGGCGCCTACTCCGAGAGGATCAAGGACCTGTACTACGagcacggcgcggcgggcggggagTCCGTGAGCGTGTTCCAGCCGACGCACCTGGACCGGCAGCGCTCCGGCGAGCAGCTGCACAACCAGAAGGCGCTCGCCGAGATGATGCTGCTGAGCTTCTCCGACGTGGTGGTCACGTCCGCCGCCTCGACGTTCGGGTACGTCGGCCACGGGCTCGCCGGGCTGAGGCCGTGGGTGCTCATGAGCCCCCTCGACAAGAAGGTGCCCGACCCGCCGTGCCGGCTGGCCGCCACCATCGAGCCGTGCTTCCATAACCCACCAAACTACGACTGCCGGACGAGGGCCAAAGGCGA